The following DNA comes from Hydrogenothermus marinus.
AGAATATAACAGAAAATATATTTGCATTACTGGAGGTTTGATGCAACTTACTATCATTTGCGAGGATTTTTAAAAATTTTTAAATCCTCTGAAAAATGCGAGATTACTTGATTAAAGCAATTTTTTTTATTAACCTAAATTAACGGGTTTTATCTGAACTATGTGGGTTAAAAAGTTCATTACATCAAACAACACAGCAGAAGAACTAACAGTTTTATCTGAACTATGTGGGTTAAAAAGTTCTTCATCTGAAAGGCTCTGGAATTGAACTACGACAATGTTTTATCTGAACTATGTGGGTTAAAAAGAAATATTAAGGAATACCGAATTAGAAGAAAAAGCAAGTTTTATCTGAACTATGTGGGTTAAAAAGTTTTGAGAAGACAAAAAAACGATGATAAGGATATTAGTTTTATCTGAACTATGTGGGTTAAAAAGCGGGAATAATTTAATTGATTAACCGCGAGCTTTGAGGTTTTATCTGAACTATGTGGGTTAAAAAGATATTTGTAAACACTGGCCAGAAGAAGACTTATGAGGAATGTTTTATCTGAACTATGTGGGTTAAAAAGTACTTTATTGCTATCTGTAATATCAAGAAAATTCTGAGTTTTATCTGAACTATGTGGGTTAAAAAGGTGAGTGAACGTGGTTTTTATATTGTTCGAATCCTACTGTTTTATCTGAACTATGTGGGTTAAAAAGGGGGCACAACTTCGTTGTTAGTCTAGGCGGGCTTTCCATACACCCTGCCGGTTTTATCTGAACTATGTGGGTTAAAAAGTAATTCTAGATAAATTTTGTATTTCTTCGTTATTTGTATAGTTTTATCTGAACTATGTGGGTTAAAAAGATAAATGAAAAAAACAATATGAAAAAAAGTCAGATTAGTTTTATCTGAACTATGTGGGTTAAAAAGTACCAAGCGTTTTCTACAATCTCTTCTGTAATGTTTTTTGTTTTATCTGAACTATGTGGGTTAAAAAGACAACTAAATCTTTGTATATGTTTGCTTTCATATTAAGCCTGTTTTATCTGAACTATGTGGGTTAAAAAGTATGTAGCAGTAAAAGGAACAAGAAAAAAGGCGTTAGAAGTTTTATCTGAACTATGTGGGTTAAAAAGTTTGCCTTGCTTTTTCCTCTAAATTTGCTAATTTATTTCTTGTTTTATCTGAACTATGTGGGTTAAAAAGGTTCTTGAAGATGCAGAGGTCAAAGAGCTGATAAGTTTTATCTGAACTATGTGGGTTAAAAAGTCTTTTGGAAACCTGATTAGATAGCTTCCGTCAAGAGTTTTATCTGAACTATGTGGGTTAAAAAGTCATATTCATTTTCAGGATTTTGCTCAAAAGGTCTTATTGTTTTATCTGAACTATGTGGGTTAAAAAGATAGCATTAATAATTTCATCTTGTTCCGGGTACTTCGTTTTATCTGAACTATGTGGGTTAAAAAGTTGTATAGCATAAATGTTGACGAGGATATTATGAATAATATTGTTTTATCTGAACTATGTGGGGTAAAAAGGAAACGTTAAGTGAAATGCCCGCCGTCGCCTTGGAGGAAGATTTAAAAATTTGGCGGCAATTTCATTAAGGAGATGAAAAACATGGCGTCATTAAACAAAAAAAGAAGAACATACGGAGAACATTTAACTCCTGTTCAAATATTCAAAGAATTTATATTACCAGAAATAAAGGATAATCTTTACAATTATACATGGGTTGATTTGTTTGCAGGAGAAGGAAACCTCATACTACCAATATTGGAATTAATCCCAGAAAACGAGAGAGTAGAATTTTTTAAAAAACATATTTTTCTCTTTGAGATTCAAAAAGAATTAGTTGAAAAAGCTATTCAAAATGCAGTAAAATATGGAATTCCAAAAGGAATTGCTGCACAAAATATCCTTCAAAGGGATACAATCAAAAACTATCCAAAGTTTTTGCTCAATTTAGACTTACCTATTTACCATATAACAAATCCACCATACTTGTATATTGGCTATATTGTGAAGCATAAGGAAACACAAAAATACTTGGAATATTTCCAAGGGATTAATGAAGGATATCAGGATATGACTACTTACAAATATTCTAATAGCGAATATACACGAAAATATCTTGGGTTATCGCAGGTTAAGAAATTAATTCAAACCTTCCCGTGGCTAAAACTAACAGATGAGGAACGAACATATCTTAAAGATTTAATTAAAAATAAAAATGTGAACGAGCTAATATCTTTTGTTGAAAAGAAAAAAGCAGTTTGAGATTTTTATGGAAAATAAATTGAAAAGTAAGGAGATGGACAATGATGAATAAAACTTTATTCGGTGAAACTTTGGAAGTAGTTCCTCTTAAAGAAATTCCTCAGTTTAGGATTATTGGAAGCAAGTATAATATGTTATTTAATATATATAAAATTTTGAAAAAAGAGGGTATCACAGGCCATTCTTTTTTTGATGTTTTTAGTGGTAGTACTGTAGTTGGAAGATTTTTTAAAAAAATGTATTCAATAATCTCAAATGATAATCTCTATTTTTCATATGTTCTCCAACGCGGATTAATTGTAATAAATAATCTTCCTTCTTTTTCTAATTTAAATCTTAATAATCTTTCAAAAGAACCAAGAAAAAGAATTAACCAGATTTTAAATTATCTCAATACCTTAAAAGGTACTGAAGGTTTTATATATCAACATTACACTCCAGCTAGTAAAGATATTGATGGGGTGGAGAGAAAATACTTCTCGCTTAAAAATGGAATGAAAATAGATAGTGTAAGGATACAAATAGAAGAATGGTTTAAGGAAGATTATATATCAGATGATGAGTATTTTTATCTTTTAACAAGTTTACTTCTTGCCGTTCAAAAAGTAGCAAATATATCAGGTACTTATGGAGCATTCAATAAATTTTGGGACCCGAGAGCACACAAACCTCTTATTCTAAAATATATAGAAGCGATACCAAGCAAATTTACACATGTAGCCTACAATGAGAATATTTTTGATTTATTAGAGAAAATAACATGCGATATTGCTTATATAGATCCTCCTTATAATTCAAGGCAGTATATTGCTAATTATCATATGTTAGAAACAATAGCAAAATATGACAATCCTAAAATTAAAGGTAAAACAGGGATAAGGGAATATGGAGATAAGGAGAAGTCTGTATTTTGTAGTAAGAAAGAAGTTGAAGACGCTTTTTTAAAATTACTAAATGGTCTAAAAGCAAAATATATCATTATAAGTTATAATAGTGAAGGTTTGCTTTCAAAAAATCAAATAATCCAAATACTTGAAGATAGTGGAATAAAAAGAATAAGATTTTACGAAATTCCATATAGGAGATTTAAAAGTAATAATAATTCCAAGAAAAATAAAATTAGTGAGTATCTATTTATTGGGGTGAAAGAAAGATGGTAAAGTTTAAAGAACTATTGAATAAGTTTGAACCATTTCCCTTTAGGGATTTCAGAGACGAAATAAAGAAAGGAAGCTATAAAAAAAAGAGCAAATTTTCTTATATTGGTCCAGATGGAGAAGTTTATGATATTAGAAATGAATTAAATAATTTAAGTGGAAGGAAATGGCTCTTTTTTCTTAATTCCATTGAAATAACGAATTATCCAACCACTGGAAAAGAATCTTATGGACATGAATTAAGGAAAATTCATCCTTCTCCTAAGCCTCCACAACTAATGAAAAATATAATTGAATTTTTTACTAAAGAAGGTGGTTGGGTATTTGATCCATTTATGGGTGTTGGTGGGACTCTTTTAGGTGCTTCTTTATGCAGAAGAAATGCGGTAGGCATAGATATTTCAAAAAAATATATAGAAGTGTATAAAGAAGTTTCAAAAAAACTAGGACTCAAAGAACAAATAACTATTGTGGAAGATGCAAAAAACATACCATTAATTTTTGAAGATTTAGGAGAGTTTTTTGATTTGATTCTTACTGATCCTCCTTATTGTAATATGCAAGCAAGACCAAAAACAGGAGATAAAGCAAAAAAACGAGGGAAGAGATTTAGCACTCCATTTACCACCAATCCAAGAGATATAGGAAATATTAATTATAATGCTTACTTACAAGCACTGAAAGAAATCATTGAGAAAGCCGTTCAGTACCTTAAGAAAAGAAAATATATTGTAATATTTATAAAAGATTTGCAGCCAGATAAAAATCATCATAATATGCTACATGCAGATATCGTTTCAACTTTATCAGAAATAAGGAGTCTTAAGTTTAAAGGATATAAAATTTGGTTTGATAAAGCACAGAATTTATATCCATTTGGGTATCCTTTCAGTTATGTAAGCAATCAATTCCATCAATTTATTTTAATATTTCGTAAAGAGGCTTAAACATGAATAAGAAAAATCTGTGGATATTAACTGAAGAAAGGCCTAAAAGGGAAGTAATAGCTAAAATTTTATATAAATTTGCAAAAGATAATAAAATTGCTTGTTTTATAGATACAATAAGGGTATTACCTATTTTAAATAAAGATAGGAGATTTACTTTCTTATATGAAGTTGTCGGTTTTCATTCCAATAAGATAAATAAAGTATTTTTAAAAATTGTAAGTGGTTATAGCAGTTTTGTTGATTTTTTGGTTTTTTATCAAGATAAAGAACCTACAGAAGACAATATTCCATTATACGCGATAGAAGAAACCAAAACAGATGATAGTGAAAGTAGGAATACTGGAGTATTTCAGAGAGCTTCGAAATTTGTTTATATTGATTACTATTATCCAAATATAAGAAAAATTATGTTATATAATTTAAAAATTAAACAAAAGCCTGAACCAACAGATACATATATTTTTGGAACAAGATGTTTATTAACATTGGGTGTAGAAATATTAGGTAAAAAATTAGATCCTAAAATTTTTAAACCTTTTTCGTCAGTAGATGAACTAATTAATTTTAAAAATTCTATGAGGAAACCACCAAGAGGAAATATACCTATTTTGATACACAAACAAGGCAATGTAATAAAGATTAGTGGTAGATTGATTAAATCAAATTCTTTGGCTCATGATCCAAATATAGGTGCTTTGAGTCTAATCTCTGCAACATTGAGAAAATTAGGGTGGGAAGGAAGAATTGTAATAACAAATCATAGCCTAAATCAACGTCATCTAACACCGCATAACAAATTTATAAAAATTGCGAACATGTTAAATATAGAAATTGAAAATTTGAAAGTTCCTAAAGCGGTAAGAGATAGAAGATACTGGAAATATGAAAGTGAAAGTGAAAAACTTGGAACAATTTTTATCCATATAGTAGTTGAAAATTTCACTAACGGAGATGCAATATTTGAAAATCATGCTGGTTGTGAAAAGGGATATTTCATAACAAAAGATGGAAAACCAATACCATTAGAAAAATATGCTGACAGAGATGCATACAAAAAAGGTGATAAAAGTAAAATTATAAGCATTCCTGATTTAATTTTGATTGACTTTGGAAGATATGAAATTATAAATATTGAAGGTAAAAAATATGAATTTAGACATAAAGCAATAGAAGAACTAAATAATTTTGAAGAAATTGAGAAAAGATACATTAAAAAATATTATCCAAAATATAAAATAATTCGCACAGTAGTATTATATGGAGGACATGAAAGAAAGATTATTGAAATTGAAATAGGTTTCTTGTTAAATAAAAATGGTGATTTAGTATTAGGAATAAAACCACCAGAACTTTTCAAAGATGCAATTAAAAATTTAATTGATTTCTGGTTTGGTTAAAATGAAAAATAATAATGAAAATGCTCGGCGGGCGGAACGCTTCGTCGCTTCGCTCCTTGCCCTCACTTCGTTCGGGTCATATAACACGGGCTATACGGCTCGTTTCACTCGCCCAAATTCCGCCAAAGGCGGAACTTCGTATAGCCTGAAAACGTTAGGCGAAATTCCGATTAAGAGGTGAAAAAATGTGTGAACTATTGGGGATAGCATTCAATAAGCCTATCAAACCAACTTTATCATTTAGAGGATTCCGCCATAGAGGAGAGATCAATCCACACGGATGGGGAATAGCTTATTATCCAGATACATCTGTCCAAGTGATAAAAGAACCAATAAAAGCAGGAGAAAGTTCCTTATCAGAATTCATAAAAAACTATCCGCGAATTAAATCAAAGATATTTATTTCACATGTAAGATATACAAGCGTTGGGTCAAAGAGCCATATGAACACGCATCCCTTTCAAAGAGAACTAAATGGTAAAGAATTTGTTTTTGCCCATAACGGTACACTACATAATTATAAGAGATTATCAACAGGTAGATTTAGACCTGTAGGAGAAACTGATTCAGAGCATATATTTTGTTATATCCTCAATCGCATTGAAGAAAGAAACATAAATCGATGGACATCTGAAGATTTTAGATGGTTGTGGGATCTATTAAAAACCATTAACAAAAAAGGCACTTTCAATTGTATCTTTTCTGATGGAGAACATTTATTCTGTTACCATGATGAAAAAAGTTATAATGGTCTTTGTTTCGTTCATCGAAAAGCTCCTTTCAATACAGTGCGTCTGGAAGATGAAGATTTTGAAATCAACCTCTCGGAAGAAAAAGAACCATCTCAAAAAGGCTTTATCATTGCTACGAGACCATTAACCAATGAGCGGTGGGAAAACTTTCACGCTGGGGAGTTGATCGTTTTTAGAAATGGCAATATAGTTTTTTCAAGTTCCAATCGCGACGCAAAACAGTTTTCAACCACACTAAATGAGATTGAACTAAACATATTAAGACTTCTTAGACAAAGCCCCCATCGATTAAGTTTCAGAACAATATGTGATAATGTCGGTTTGTCTCGCGAAGAATTGTTACCCTCAATTTACTCATTGCTGTGTAAAAGATATATAAAACAAGACAGTAGAGATAGAGTCAAATGGGATCATGATGACGCGACATTTTATACAGAACCATCTAAGAGATCAGAAATTGACGGACTGATTAGAAAATGAAAGCCGAAACGTCGCCTAACAGCGGGTATGCGGTTCGCTATGTTTACCCAAGTCCTTATAGTGATGATGAATGACTGACTTTTTTAGAAGATATTCCAAAAAGATAGCTATAACTTTAAAAATTTCAGATATTTTATAGTAAAATTTTAACAAATTAAAAAATAAGGAGGCAAGTAAGATGAGCAAGATATTAGACAGGTTGGATTATGAAGATATTGAAAGATACAGAAAAATACTTCCTCATCTTAAAAGAATTGAAAAAGAGAAAAAGATATATTTAGAAGACCTGATAAATGAACTTATCTCTTTAGGATTTGCTGAAAATGAAGAAGAGGCTAAAAGATTAGCAGAAGAACTGGATCAATTAAGTCTTATAGTAATTGGATTAGATGAGAATTTCAAAAAAACTTGGCATAGGACAGTTAAAACTATTGAAAATTTAGAGCTAATAGTAAGATTAAATCACTTAAAAAAAGAGAAGAATAAAAAATAAAAAATAGAATAGACGCTATAAAAAAATAAAGAATAACAAAACCTAATATAGAGGTGATTAAAATGGTTGAAATAATGTATTTAGGACTGTTTGGCTTTTTAGGATTAGTTTCCTTTATATTTATTTTGTTTAAAATATTCAATCCAGAAAAAGCAGATGAATTATTTGAACCTGACCCTTGCTTTATGAAAGAAATGGAAGAAGATGATGATATTGTTTCTCGTTATTTTGGAGTTCGCCCAAGCCTTTATAGTGATGATGATTGATTTATTCCTGAAAAGGAACAGCTTTAAGATTATTAATCAATAGCTATTATTAATGAGATTATAAAAAAATGAGATTTCTATATAATCAGTATAACAGACATTTTTCTGTAAAACACACTACCATAAGGTGCATTATGGTAAATCCTTGAAAATTAATAAGTTTAAATAAGTATTCTATTGTAAGCATTGATAAATAACGAACAGGCAATAGTGAAAAATATTATATAGGATCGGTTCTGAATAAGTAGAAAAAGATTTATTTCAATTGAATAAGATGCTTGTTTCTTTTACATTATTTATGTCTTAATCCCTATGGTCCAATGAAAATCCTATATATTCCATTATAAATATAAAATCAGTATACTCCTTTACATACCATATAGTTCAGATAAAACAAAGTTTATTATGTTCCTTTTGTAGACTTTTTACAACTTTACATACCATATAGTTCAGATAAAACAGCTATAGATAAAGTCACAATAGATGACTTAGAAGTCTTTACATACCATATAGTTCAGATAAAACTTAGAGGATTGTATACTATATTTGTATCTTTATCTACAACCTTTACATACCATATAGTTCAGATAAAACTAAAACATTTATTATTTGCTCTTTTACTTTTTCAAACTGCTTTACATACCATATAGTTCAGATAAAACTCACTGATAAC
Coding sequences within:
- a CDS encoding DNA adenine methylase, which gives rise to MNKTLFGETLEVVPLKEIPQFRIIGSKYNMLFNIYKILKKEGITGHSFFDVFSGSTVVGRFFKKMYSIISNDNLYFSYVLQRGLIVINNLPSFSNLNLNNLSKEPRKRINQILNYLNTLKGTEGFIYQHYTPASKDIDGVERKYFSLKNGMKIDSVRIQIEEWFKEDYISDDEYFYLLTSLLLAVQKVANISGTYGAFNKFWDPRAHKPLILKYIEAIPSKFTHVAYNENIFDLLEKITCDIAYIDPPYNSRQYIANYHMLETIAKYDNPKIKGKTGIREYGDKEKSVFCSKKEVEDAFLKLLNGLKAKYIIISYNSEGLLSKNQIIQILEDSGIKRIRFYEIPYRRFKSNNNSKKNKISEYLFIGVKERW
- a CDS encoding TRM11 family SAM-dependent methyltransferase, whose amino-acid sequence is MVKFKELLNKFEPFPFRDFRDEIKKGSYKKKSKFSYIGPDGEVYDIRNELNNLSGRKWLFFLNSIEITNYPTTGKESYGHELRKIHPSPKPPQLMKNIIEFFTKEGGWVFDPFMGVGGTLLGASLCRRNAVGIDISKKYIEVYKEVSKKLGLKEQITIVEDAKNIPLIFEDLGEFFDLILTDPPYCNMQARPKTGDKAKKRGKRFSTPFTTNPRDIGNINYNAYLQALKEIIEKAVQYLKKRKYIVIFIKDLQPDKNHHNMLHADIVSTLSEIRSLKFKGYKIWFDKAQNLYPFGYPFSYVSNQFHQFILIFRKEA
- a CDS encoding class II glutamine amidotransferase, which encodes MCELLGIAFNKPIKPTLSFRGFRHRGEINPHGWGIAYYPDTSVQVIKEPIKAGESSLSEFIKNYPRIKSKIFISHVRYTSVGSKSHMNTHPFQRELNGKEFVFAHNGTLHNYKRLSTGRFRPVGETDSEHIFCYILNRIEERNINRWTSEDFRWLWDLLKTINKKGTFNCIFSDGEHLFCYHDEKSYNGLCFVHRKAPFNTVRLEDEDFEINLSEEKEPSQKGFIIATRPLTNERWENFHAGELIVFRNGNIVFSSSNRDAKQFSTTLNEIELNILRLLRQSPHRLSFRTICDNVGLSREELLPSIYSLLCKRYIKQDSRDRVKWDHDDATFYTEPSKRSEIDGLIRK